In Dermacentor silvarum isolate Dsil-2018 chromosome 2, BIME_Dsil_1.4, whole genome shotgun sequence, the following proteins share a genomic window:
- the LOC119442189 gene encoding putative sodium-dependent excitatory amino acid transporter glt-6 isoform X5, with the protein MKLEECRMATMEVRALSLRAKLRKFAKDHFFLLFTLGGVVAGVVLGLGLRQASPSESTIMLLGMPGEIFMRCLRMLVLPMMIASIITGSANLSGKAKGKMALLTFAIFIGTSFMSALIGLSFVTIIHPGSPELKSELDAEDEVKGSAHLLDTFLDLVRNAFPENLVEACVEQGYTSYDKRNISIRGEPAREISKRSWSRRSGTNSLGLIVFCVVFGSALGTLGQPVEILKQFFAALDVVIMKLVFLVMWMTPVGVMSLLCARILSVGSIVALFHQMALLVGTVLSGLAVELFVVECLLYFVVTRKNPFKFLGELAYVGLCAFVTAASAPVMPLTLKCLEENCGLDKRVTRFVVPVGVTVNMNGTALFITVCSIFIAQLNDIALSSGDYFAVLITATAVSVAATSVPSAALFLMVMTLSVIGAPVTDVSLLFTVEWLLDRARTTNNCLGDCFTSALVDHICFPKKPSELNEVVVVADEGATEKLRDSTL; encoded by the exons ATGAAACTCGAGGAGTGCAGGATGGCGACCATGGAGGTGCGAGCCCTGTCTCTGAGGGCCAAGCTGCGCAAGTTCGCCAAGGACCACTTCTTCCTGCTCTTCACGCTAGGCGGCGTCGTGGCCGGAGTCGTTCTCGGCCTCGGACTGCGTCAGGCGAGCCCCAGCGAGTCTACCATCATGCTGCTCGGCATGCCTGGCGAAATATTCATGCGATGTCTGCGCATGCTCGTACTCCCCATGATGATCGCCAGCATTATCACAG GCAGCGCTAACCTGAGCGGCAAGGCGAAGGGAAAGATGGCCCTGCTGACGTTCGCCATCTTCATCGGCACCAGCTTCATGTCAGCGCTCATCGGGCTGTCTTTCGTCACCATTATCCACCCTGGAAGCCCCGAACTCAAGTCCGAGCTCGATGCCGAGGACGAAGTCAAGGGCAGTGCGCACCTGCTCGACACCTTTCTGGACCTCGTCAG AAATGCATTTCCCGAAAACCTCGTAGAGGCTTGCGTTGAGCAG GGTTACACTTCATACGACAAGAGAAATATTTCAATAAGAGGAGAACCGGCAAGAGAAATCTCGAAAAGGAGCTGGTCACGAAGATCTGGAACCAACTCCTTAG GCTTGATCGTATTCTGCGTCGTCTTCGGAAGCGCATTAGGCACGCTTGGCCAACCAGTTGAAATCTTGAAGCAGTTCTTCGCGGCATTGGACGTCGTTATTATGAAGCTTGTCTTCCTTGTCATGTG GATGACGCCAGTGGGAGTGATGAGCCTGCTGTGTGCGCGCATCCTCTCTGTGGGCAGCATCGTGGCGTTGTTCCACCAAATGGCACTGCTCGTCGGCACCGTGCTATCGGGTCTCGCCGTCGAGCTCTTCGTGGTCGAGTGCCTGCTGTATTTCGTTGTGACGCGGAAGAACCCGTTCAAGTTTCTCGGCGAGCTCGCGTACGTGGGCCTGTGCGCCTTCGTCACGGCCGCCAG TGCACCCGTGATGCCGTTGACGCTCAAGTGCCTGGAGGAGAACTGTGGGCTCGACAAGCGCGTCACGAGGTTCGTGGTGCCCGTCGGCGTCACGGTCAACATGAACGGCACCGCACTCTTCATCACAGTCTGCAGCATCTTCATCGCGCAGCTCAACGACATCGCCCTCTCGTCGGGAGACTACTTCGCGGTCCT AATCACGGCGACAGCTGTGAGCGTGGCGGCGACGTCCGTTCCCAGCGCGGCGCTCTTTCTCATGGTGATGACGCTGTCAGTTATTGGTGCACCGGTCACTGACGTCAGTCTCCTGTTCACCGTAGAGTGGCTGCT TGACCGCGCGCGGACCACCAACAACTGCTTGGGCGACTGCTTCACAAGCGCCCTGGTGGACCACATATGCTTCCCGAAGAAGCCTTCCGAACTCAACGAGGTCGTCGTCGTCGCAGACGAGGGAGCGACCGAGAAGCTGCGAGACTCGACGCTGTGA
- the LOC119442189 gene encoding excitatory amino acid transporter isoform X2 has translation MALFPPCTTPNGVSQYPSDKPENNGKMKLEECRMATMEVRALSLRAKLRKFAKDHFFLLFTLGGVVAGVVLGLGLRQASPSESTIMLLGMPGEIFMRCLRMLVLPMMIASIITGSANLSGKAKGKMALLTFAIFIGTSFMSALIGLSFVTIIHPGSPELKSELDAEDEVKGSAHLLDTFLDLVRNAFPENLVEACVEQGYTSYDKRNISIRGEPAREISKRSWSRRSGTNSLGLIVFCVVFGSALGTLGQPVEILKQFFAALDVVIMKLVFLVMWMTPVGVMSLLCARILSVGSIVALFHQMALLVGTVLSGLAVELFVVECLLYFVVTRKNPFKFLGELAYVGLCAFVTAASAPVMPLTLKCLEENCGLDKRVTRFVVPVGVTVNMNGTALFITVCSIFIAQLNDIALSSGDYFAVLITATAVSVAATSVPSAALFLMVMTLSVIGAPVTDVSLLFTVEWLLDRARTTNNCLGDCFTSALVDHICFPKKPSELNEVVVVADEGATEKLRDSTL, from the exons ATGGCGCTTTTTCCACCTTGCACCACTCCCAACGGTGTCTCGCAATACCCGTCGGACAAACCTGAAAAC AACGGAAAGATGAAACTCGAGGAGTGCAGGATGGCGACCATGGAGGTGCGAGCCCTGTCTCTGAGGGCCAAGCTGCGCAAGTTCGCCAAGGACCACTTCTTCCTGCTCTTCACGCTAGGCGGCGTCGTGGCCGGAGTCGTTCTCGGCCTCGGACTGCGTCAGGCGAGCCCCAGCGAGTCTACCATCATGCTGCTCGGCATGCCTGGCGAAATATTCATGCGATGTCTGCGCATGCTCGTACTCCCCATGATGATCGCCAGCATTATCACAG GCAGCGCTAACCTGAGCGGCAAGGCGAAGGGAAAGATGGCCCTGCTGACGTTCGCCATCTTCATCGGCACCAGCTTCATGTCAGCGCTCATCGGGCTGTCTTTCGTCACCATTATCCACCCTGGAAGCCCCGAACTCAAGTCCGAGCTCGATGCCGAGGACGAAGTCAAGGGCAGTGCGCACCTGCTCGACACCTTTCTGGACCTCGTCAG AAATGCATTTCCCGAAAACCTCGTAGAGGCTTGCGTTGAGCAG GGTTACACTTCATACGACAAGAGAAATATTTCAATAAGAGGAGAACCGGCAAGAGAAATCTCGAAAAGGAGCTGGTCACGAAGATCTGGAACCAACTCCTTAG GCTTGATCGTATTCTGCGTCGTCTTCGGAAGCGCATTAGGCACGCTTGGCCAACCAGTTGAAATCTTGAAGCAGTTCTTCGCGGCATTGGACGTCGTTATTATGAAGCTTGTCTTCCTTGTCATGTG GATGACGCCAGTGGGAGTGATGAGCCTGCTGTGTGCGCGCATCCTCTCTGTGGGCAGCATCGTGGCGTTGTTCCACCAAATGGCACTGCTCGTCGGCACCGTGCTATCGGGTCTCGCCGTCGAGCTCTTCGTGGTCGAGTGCCTGCTGTATTTCGTTGTGACGCGGAAGAACCCGTTCAAGTTTCTCGGCGAGCTCGCGTACGTGGGCCTGTGCGCCTTCGTCACGGCCGCCAG TGCACCCGTGATGCCGTTGACGCTCAAGTGCCTGGAGGAGAACTGTGGGCTCGACAAGCGCGTCACGAGGTTCGTGGTGCCCGTCGGCGTCACGGTCAACATGAACGGCACCGCACTCTTCATCACAGTCTGCAGCATCTTCATCGCGCAGCTCAACGACATCGCCCTCTCGTCGGGAGACTACTTCGCGGTCCT AATCACGGCGACAGCTGTGAGCGTGGCGGCGACGTCCGTTCCCAGCGCGGCGCTCTTTCTCATGGTGATGACGCTGTCAGTTATTGGTGCACCGGTCACTGACGTCAGTCTCCTGTTCACCGTAGAGTGGCTGCT TGACCGCGCGCGGACCACCAACAACTGCTTGGGCGACTGCTTCACAAGCGCCCTGGTGGACCACATATGCTTCCCGAAGAAGCCTTCCGAACTCAACGAGGTCGTCGTCGTCGCAGACGAGGGAGCGACCGAGAAGCTGCGAGACTCGACGCTGTGA